From a single Sorghum bicolor cultivar BTx623 chromosome 5, Sorghum_bicolor_NCBIv3, whole genome shotgun sequence genomic region:
- the LOC110436001 gene encoding uncharacterized protein LOC110436001 yields the protein MAPRLSVHRHQHGFFLSQAQYAEDILQRAGMEHCNAVARPADTKPKPSTSNGVLIDDATSYRSIAGALQYLTLTRPDIAYAVPQVCLHMHAPRDVHQTMLKCILRYIKGTLTLGVQLWAAPTPTITAYSDVDWVGCPDTRRSTLGFCVFLGSSLISRSSKRQNTVSRLSAEAEYHAIANAVSECSWIRHLLGELLCRVPSATMAFCDNISSVYMSRNPLQHQHTKHIELDIHFVREKVAIGELRVTHVPSARQIADIFTKGLPSALFNDFRDSLSVPTPTVETAGGVNGLASPTTRARLSMHAL from the coding sequence ATGGCGCCACGGCTCAGCGTGCACCGTCATCAGCATGGCTTCTTCCTGTCTCAAGCCCAGTACGCCGAGGACATACTTCAACGTGCTGGCATGGAGCACTGCAATGCTGTTGCTAGACCAGCAGACACAAAGCCAAAGCCATCCACATCCAATGGCGTGCTCATCGATGACGCCACTTCCTACAGAAGCATTGCTGGTGCACTGCAATATCTGACACTCACACGTCCGGACATTGCGTACGCCGTACCGCAGGTTTGCCTCCATATGCACGCACCACGGGACGTGCACCAGACCATGCTAAAGTGCATCCTACGGTACATCAAAGGCACACTCACTCTCGGCGTCCAGCTGTGGGCTGCTCCAACACCGACGATCACCGCGTACTCGGACGTAGACTGGGTCGGATGCCCGGACACGCGGCGATCAACTTTGGGCTTTTGTGTCTTCCTTGGGTCCTCCCTCATCTCGCGGTCGTCTAAACGACAGAACACAGTATCGAGGTTGAGCGCCGAGGCAGAGTATCATGCCATCGCCAACGCCGTCTCCGAGTGTTCATGGATCCGGCATCTCCTCGGCGAACTTCTTTGCAGGGTACCGTCGGCGACAATGGCGTTCTGCGACAACATCTCTTCGGTGTACATGTCGCGAAACCCACTACAGCACCAGCACACGAAGCATATCGAGTTAGATATACACTTTGTCCGGGAGAAGGTCGCCATTGGTGAGCTACGGGTAACACACGTTCCAAGTGCAAGGCAGATAGCTGATATCTTCACCAAGGGTCTACCATCGGCATTGTTCAACGACTTCCGGGACAGCCTCTCCGTTCCAACGCCTACAGTCGAGACTGCGGGGGGTGTCAACGGACTAGCCTCACCAACGACCAGAGCTCGCCTTAGCATGCATGCCTTGTAA